A genomic stretch from Anaerobranca gottschalkii DSM 13577 includes:
- a CDS encoding rubrerythrin family protein, which produces MNEKTLKNLKEAFAGESQANRKYLAFAKKAEEEGYINAAKMFRAAAEAETIHAHAHLKAMKGIGTTAENLKEGVMGETYEFESMYPDMVKQAEEAGEKEALRSFKFAMEAERVHAKLYQQILDNLDSKEEMTFYLCTICGNVELQPVDKCFICGAGEKAFKIVE; this is translated from the coding sequence ATGAATGAAAAGACCCTTAAAAATTTAAAAGAAGCCTTTGCTGGAGAATCTCAAGCAAATAGAAAATACTTAGCTTTTGCTAAAAAAGCTGAAGAAGAAGGTTACATAAATGCCGCTAAAATGTTCAGAGCTGCCGCTGAAGCAGAAACAATCCATGCCCATGCCCATTTAAAAGCAATGAAAGGAATCGGTACAACTGCTGAAAACTTAAAAGAAGGTGTAATGGGAGAAACTTATGAATTTGAAAGTATGTATCCTGATATGGTGAAACAAGCGGAAGAAGCAGGTGAAAAGGAAGCATTAAGATCCTTTAAATTTGCAATGGAAGCAGAAAGGGTTCATGCTAAACTATATCAGCAAATTTTAGATAACTTAGATTCTAAAGAAGAAATGACATTTTATTTATGTACTATCTGTGGTAATGTAGAGCTGCAACCTGTAGATAAATGTTTTATCTGTGGTGCAGGAGAAAAAGCATTTAAAATTGTAGAATAG